ATCCGGAGGGAATACAGTCTACAAGCGGTAGCACCCACCCAATTAATCCGGCGACGACAAAACTTCTTAAAAAATTATGTATACCAATAGTACTTGTAAAAGGGTATGGCGCATATTTAACAAGACCACGCTTTTCAGCCGAACCACGCATAGGCGAAATTACTTATGTAATCGAAGAACTTCTTTCTAGTCAACAAATTATGCAAATGACCGAAGACGATATTTACAAGGTTATTTTAGAGAAATTCTCTTATAACGAATTTGAGTACAATAAAGAGAAGCGCATTAAATTTATAGGCAAAGTTCCTAACGCAAGCGGTATTGACAAAATTTTATATTGTTGCCCCAAATGCAAGAGCGAGTTTAACTTAAAAATTTCTGGCGAACATATAATATGTGACAAATGCGGTAACGACATAGTTGTCAATGAGTATTATGACCTTGTGGGCGTAAACGATTCGGTAACGCCCGATAATATTGACAGTTGGTATAAGTGGCAGAGGGCGCTTGTTTGCCAACAAATAGAGCAAGACGATTTTATGTTAGAGACCGATTGTATTCTTAAAACTGCGGACAAGTATGTTCTACACGACAACCCTCTAATGGCGGTAGGCGAAGGCAAGGTCAAACTCAACTCAAAAGGGATAAGTTATTTAGGCACTTGTAACGGCAAAGAAGTCGAGTTTTTCTTTGATATAGAGCGTTTGCCTTCCATTCCGTTTGGACCGGGCGTTGACTTTGACGTTAGATACAAGGATGATTTTTATTGTTTTGAACCTAAGCAAAACAAAAATCAAGTTGTTAAGTGGATGCTTTGTTGCGAAGAACTGCACAATAAAATAGATAGTAAATGGGCTGAGGCTAGCAACAACGCATATAGATTAAATAAATAATGGTACAAAAACATAAATTACAACTTAAAAAGAGCGATATAGCTATACTTGTTGTTACAATATCTATTGTAATAACCGTTGTGATATTAACTCTTATTTTTTGGAAAGAGGTTAAAGACCTCTTTGACCACATGCTTAACGGCGTTGAAATTGTTAAAGAGTTTATCGTCGGGCTAGGTATTAAGGGCATATCAGCAATATTTTTGCTGGTTATGTTTTGTTTTTTTATACCTTTTTTCACCTCTATTCCATTTCAAATAGCAGCAATTATCGGGTATGGTATGCCCTTTGCTACCTTACTTGTTGGCGCTGCAATAGCCATAGGCTGTCAATTAGTATTTCTATTTAATCGCAATATCAAGACATTTAGCACGCCTAAACAAACCGCAAAGCGTTTAGATATGGAAGAACGGATAGCTAACAGCAAATACAGTATATTTGTAGTTTTAATTCTTGCTTACGCTGCGCCCGGAATACCTTTCTTATTAATAGCTACTATTGCCGCCGCAAGCGGACTTAAATGGTGGAAATATACAATAATTACCACTTTTGGACCAATTCCCGATATAATAGTTACCTTGCTTATCGGCAACAACGTTGTAAACTCTTCTTCGCCTGCGCTAAGCATAGCTTTGCTTGTTGGACTTGTAATATTGATTACCACTTCAATTATATTTAAAGATAAGATTTTTGACCTTGTATTTAAACATAAAAAAGTTGTCGCTACTCCAAACGAGGCAGGTAGCGAGGGGCAAGATGGTTTACAGCAGATAGAAGCCTTAACCGACAGTAATACCGAGCTAGCCGTCGGCGTAAATTTGCAAGAGCAAGATAACGTAGAACAAATAGTCAACGTTAGTCAAATAGAGCAAGATAGAATGGAACAAGATAAAATAGCTCAACCCGAGATTGTAACGCAACAAGAGCCTGTCAAAGACGCTCTTAGCCAAGTTAAGACGGCTAAAAATATTGCAAAGGATGCAAAAGCTAAGTCAAAAAAATGATTAGCCAAATGCTACTAAACGACAATTTAGATTGTCACGCCGAGATTATAAAGATAACTAAGAATTTAGCTATCTTTTTTTGTTGTCAAAAAAAATATATCGTGATATGATACGCACTAAGGCGGTTTTTTATATGTTTACTTTTTTTAAAGACAAAGTGTATCTCAAACAAATTTTTGCATTGTCAATTCCAATAGCGTTACAAAACTTGTTTACGGCAATTTTAAATATTTTTGACCAATTAATGGTTGGTTGGCTTGACCCGGCAATCGCCGACTATTGTCTTTCCGCCGTGCTTTTAGTCAACCAAATTATATTTATGTTTCAAATTATTATGTTTGCAGTATGCAATACCGTAAACATATTTTTAGCCCAATATACTCAAAACGGCAAAGACGATTTAATACCGCACAGGGTAGGCGTGGTTCTATCAATCAACTTAGGGTTTTGCATAGCTATGACTTTGCTTTGTTATTTTGCTCCTCAAACCGTAGTTTCGATGTTTAATCCCAATGCAAACTACGCAGGTTACGCCGCAGAGTTTTTGAAGGTTGTTTCGCTTAGTTTTGTTCCAATGGGGTTGTCAATTACCTTTGGCTTTGTGCTAAGGTCTATAAAAAGGCTCAATGTTCCGCTTATAGCTATGCTTGTTGGCGTGTTATCTAATATATTCTTTAACTATATTTTGATGTTTGGCAAACTAGGTTGCGCCGAACAAGGACTCGTAGGCGCTGCGTGGGGAACGGTTATTTCCCGACTGATAGAATTTGCCTTAATCTTTGGCGGATTGTTGATATTTAAGTATCCCGTTATTGCTTCGCCAAAAAAGATGTTTTATATCGACAAAGTCTTTAACAAGCAGTATTTTAAAATGTTCTTCCCAATAGTTTGTAACGAACTTTTTTGGGTGCTTTCAACTACGGTTTTCTTATATGTTTATGACAAGCTTCCCGACAGTCAAGTTGTGCTTGCAGGCGTAAATATAGCTTCGTGCGTAGACCGCATACTTTCGGTTGCGGTGTTTGGCGTAGGTACGGCGGCGGCTGTGTTAATAAGCAACGCTATCGGCGAGCAAGACGAACAAAAATTGCAAAGATATACTAAGTATAGCGTGCAATTTGGCTTTTTTATCGGCTTAATCGCAGGAGCAATGACTTTTGCAAGCGCATTTTTTACCCCGTCGTTCTTTATCAACGTTTCTCCGCAAGCTCAAAGAGTGGCAAAAATTTTACTTATGATTTATGCGTTTACGGCAAGTCAGCGTTCGCTTAGCTTTATGCTCGTGGTAGGTATCTTGCGTTCGGGCGGAGATACTACTTACTGTATGGTTGCCGAAACAATAATAGTTTGGGCAATCGCCGTTCCGCTTGTAATGGTAGGCGGACTTGTATTTGGACTAAATATCTATATATTGCATATTTTTATTATGTTAGCCGAATTATTGAAAGTTATAACTTTCTTTTTACGCACAAGAAAATTTGACAAGTGGGTAAAGTTGAAAACAACTTAGTAAAATATACAGGATAGGTCAAAGTTAATTTTATAATATTAATCTATATTAAAAAAGAACGCTTAAATTTAGGCGTTCTTTTATGTTTAAGATGGGTAATAGATTATTTATATGTATTGCGTCCTATATATAATATTTTTAGCTAGGCGTTGTTTTAAGGTTAAATGGTTATCTTTTTAATATTAAATCTTTAACGTCTTTAACTTGTTTTTCTATCGAGGCGTTTTCTTTAATTGAAGAAGATATTTTGTCACGAGCGTACATTATCGTAGTGTGGTCTCTACCGCCAAAGTATTCGCCTATTGCCGTAAGTGGCATTGTAAGAAATTCGGTTACAAGATAAATTGCAACTTGGCGAGGCATAACTATCTCTTTATTTTTCTTTTTGCCAACAAGTTCGGCTTCTTTTACGCCGTAATAATTGCATATTTCTTCGATTATTCTTTCTAGCGTAATTACTTCGTTTTTGTCGTTAGAGTAATCTTTTAGCGCTGAGAGCACTACTTCGGTGTCGTTATAATCTCTACCGATTAGCGGGGCATAGCTAAGTACTTTGGTAAGTAGCCCTTTAAGGTCTCTTACGTTGTTAGTCACTCTTTCGGCTATTATTTGAAGAACTTCGTTATTTATATTTACATTCTCGGTAGCGCACATTCTTTGTAGAATAGCGATACGCATTTCTAAGTCGGGTTGAGCTATGTCGGCAAGCACTCCGCTTTCGAATCTTGTGCGCAAGCGTTCTTCGAGCAAGGCTATTTCTTTTGGCGGTCGGTCGGAGCTAATTATTATTTGTTTGCCTGCAAGGTATAAGTCGTTAAAAGTGTGAAAAATTTCTTCTTGCGTGCTGTTTGTCTTGGCAATAAATTGAATATCGTCAATCATTAAACAATCAAGATTGCGGTATTTATTGCGGAAGTCTTTTTTTGCGTCTATGTCGCACTTATCTCTAAAACTTTCGATTAGGTCGTTAGTAAATTTTTCAGCCGAAACATAGGCGACTTTAAGATTTTTGTTGTTTTGAGTATAGTAATTGCCGATAGCGTGCATTAAGTGAGTTTTGCCAAGACCTACTCCGCCATAGATAAACAACGGGTTATATTTGCTACCCGGTTTTTCGGCAACCGCTCTTGCTACCGCAGAGGCGTATTCGTTGCTTTTGCCGACTACATAATTGTCAAAGGTGTAGGCTCGATAGAAATTAACGCAGTCTTGATTTTGTTCGTCAAAAAAAGTTGGCGCTTCTTGCATAGCGTCACGAAATTTTTCATACATAGAAACTTCGTCGTTTAATATATATTGAACGTCATTGATTGAGGGATAGGCTTTTTTTGTAGCTTCTTTGATAGCCGTTGCGTGTCTTTTTTGAATAATATTAAGGTTAGCCTCTGTCGAAACTAATAAAACCAAAGTCTTTTCTTTGTATATACATATAGGTTCTAGCGTAGAAATAAATAAGTCGAATGGCAACGCCGACATCTTCTTCTCAATTTCTTTAAGTATTTGCTCCCAAACTTGTTTTACGCTTATCATTTTTTCTCCTTGAATTTGATGGTACATTAAATTATAACTTAAACTTGTCTTTTTTACAAGTTATTTTACAGCTAATTTGCACATTTGTAACTTCACCTAGTTTTAACATTTCTCCAAGCTAAAAGCGGTTTACTTATTTTACTTCTTACTATATAATGAAATGGCTAAATAAAAATATGGAGGAAGACAATGAAATTTGTAGATTTAAAGCTAGGGCTTAAAGACAGCCTAACTAAGACTTTTACCGATGCCGACGTGAGAAAGTTTGCCGAAGTAAGTCTTGACACAAACCCGTTGCATTTAGACGAGGAGTTTGCTAAAACAACCGTTTTTGGAAAACGCATAGTACACGGTATTTGCGTATGCGGGCTAATCTCGGCTGTGCTTGCTAATAAATTACCCGGCGCAGGCACGATTTACTTAGGACAAGAGGTGAGATTTACTGCGCCTGTTTATCTTAACGATACTATAACAGCCGAAGTAGAAGTAAGCGAACTTAGAGAGGACAAACACATAGTTAAACTCGCTACAACTTGCACAAATCAAGATGGCAAAGTGGTAGTTAGCGGTTTTGCGACTGTAAAATTTAATTAAGAGGGCAAAAATGATTTATAAATACACATTATTTAACAAACTCATTGAGGAGTTTGCAATAAACGAAGTTAAGCCCCTTGCGGCTTACACCGACGAACACGAAGAATTTCCACAAGTTACGGTAGATAAAATGGCAAAAATAGGTATGTTTGGCATAATTGTTCCTAAGGAATTTGGCGGAGCAGGCGGAGACTATCCTATGTATATCAAGGCGGTAGAAGAATTAAGCAAGTATTGCGCTACAACAGGCGTTATACTCTCCGCTCATACTTCTTTGTGCGTTGCGCCCATACTTGAAAATGGTACTCCCGAACAAAAAGCTAAATATTTGCCTTTACTTGCTAGCGGTAAATGTATCGGCGCTTTTGGTTTGACCGAACCTAACGCAGGCACAGACGCAAACAACCAAACAACAACCGCCGTTCTTCAAGGCGACCACTATGTATTAAACGGCAGTAAAATATTTATCACAAACGCAGGCGTAGCGGGTATTTACTTAGTAATAGCCGTAACCGGTCGCACTCCTAAGGGCGTAGAGCTAACTGCGTTTATTGTAGAAAAAGGCACACCCGGCTTTACTTTTGGTAAGAAAGAATTAAAGATGGGTATTCGTGGTAGCAGTACTTGCGAATTAATATTCGACAACTGCTCTGTTCCCGTTTCTAACGTTTTAGGCAAGGTTGGCGCAGGCTTTAAGATTGCTATGAAGGCGCTTGACGGCGGGCGTATTGGTATTGCTGCGCAAGCTCTTGGTATTGCAGAAGGCGCAATGCAAGAAACTATTACTTACACCAAAGAAAGAAAACAATTTAAACGCAGTATTTCGGCGTTCCAAAATACACAATTTGTACTTGCCGATTTAAAGACTAAGATAGAAGCCGGCAGAGGTTTATTGCTTCGCGCGGTTGCAAGCAAACAAGATAAAACGCCTACTATTTCGGTAGATGCGGCTATGGCTAAACTATTCTGCGCAGAAATGGCTATGGAAGTTACGACAAAAGCTGTTCAATTCCACGGTGGTTACGGATATACAAGAGAATATCCCGTAGAAAGAATGATGAGAGACGCAAAGATAACCGAGATATACGAAGGTACAAGCGAAGTGCAGAGAATGGTTATTTCCGGCGCTTTGCTTAAATGAGGTAAATTATGAAAATATTAGTATGCGTAAAACAAGTACCAAACACAACTGAAATTACAATAGACCCGATTACAAATACCTTAAATCGTGACGGTGTTCCAAGTATAATCAACCCCGACGACAGAGCGGCTATCGAAGTAGCGCTAAGTCTTAAAGACCAAACGGGCGCAAGCGTTGTTCTTGTATCAATGGGGCCTCCGCAAGCCGAAGTTGCCCTAAGAGAAGGACTTGCAATGGGCGCTGACCAAGCTTATTTAATCAGCGACCGAGCTTTTGCAGGTAGCGACACGTTAGCAACATCTACGATTATAGCCAAAGCAATCGAAAAGATAGGTTTTGACTATATTATCGCAGGCAGACAGGCAATCGACGGAGATACCGCCCAAGTTGGACCACAAATGGCTGAACACTTAAATATTCCTCAAATTACTTATTGCGCTGACTTTTCTTATGACCAAGCAAACGACAAGTTTAGAGTAAAAAGACAATTTGAAGATAGGTATCAATGGCTAGAAGTTAGCGGAAAAGCCTTATTTACCGTACTCGGCTCAGCAGTTAAACCTAGATATATGAACGTAGCCGACATTATCGCTCAGGACGACCAAACAATCAACTTGTTGACATTTGCCGACCTTGATTGTCCGCTTGAACGCATAGGTCTTGCAGGCAGTCCCACTAAGGTAAAAACGTCGTTTGCAAAACAGTTTAATAATGACAAACAGCTTGTCGAAACAACACCCGAAGAAGCGGCGTCAATTATTATTAAACAGCTTAGCGATAAGCACTTAATTTGAGGTACATTATGAAAAAAATATTTGTATATTGTGAGCAAAGAGATGGAGTTATCCAAAATGTAAGTTACGAGTTGCTAGGAGTAGCAAGAGAGCTTGCAAGCGTAAGCAATCAACAAGTTTGCGCAATGTTACTAGGTAGTGACGTAGATAAAAACGCTGAGAAGTTAATTTCTTATGGCGCAGACGCTGTATATGTAGTTTCTTCTAGCGAGTTAGCCTATTACTTAACCGAGCAATACGCCCAAGCGGTAACCCACATAATCAAGACATATTCGCCTAACATAGTACTTTTCCCGGCTACAAGCATAGGTCGTGACCTTGCCCCAAGACTTTCGGCAAGATTGCGCACTGGTCTTACTGCCGACTGCACCAAGCTAGAATGCGACCAAGACGGCAATTTGTTTATGACTCGTCCGGCATTTGGCGGTAACCTATTCGCCACAATTATTTGTCCCGACGTTCGTCCTCAAATGTCGACTGTTCGTCCCGGCGTTATGCAAAGAATAGAGCAAGATACGACTCGCAAAGGCGAAGTTATCAAGGTAACCGTTCCTTTTGACAAGTCTAAGTTTATTGTAACACTAAACGAAGAACAAAAAGAAACGAGCGTAGTAGAGAAGATTGAAGAAGCCAAGATTCTTGTATCGGTTGGCAGAGGTATGGAAAAGTCAATCGATTCGGCAACCGAACTTGCCGAACTACTTGGCGCAACTCTATCTTGTTCAAGAGCCGTAGTCGACCAAGGAATACTTCCCGTTGCAAGACAAGTTGGTCAAACAGGCAAAACCGTACGCCCCAACTTATACTTAGCGTTAGGTATTTCAGGCGCAGTTCAACACTTAGCTGGTATGAGCGACAGCGAATTTATAATAGCAATTAACAAAGACAAAGACGCTAATATCTTTAACGTAGCTCACCTAAGTATAGTAGGCGACGCTAACGCTATTATTAATTGTGTTAAGAACGAATTAAAGGTTAGAAAAGCTATAAAGCGTTTACTGTAAAAGTATTAATTAATTTTTAGTCAACACAAATGCCCAACTTTTGTAAGTTGGGCATTTATTTTTTTAATATTTAATAAATTTACGTATTGTAATGTTTTAATTTTTTAGAGATTATTTTGACGGATATAGATATTCGTAAGCGTTGTTTTTAGCCTTTTGTAGTAAGGTAAAAAACTGAGTTATTTCTTCTTGGGTAAAGTTTGACGAAATTATATTATTCCATTTTTCTTTGGCTTGTTGAATACAAATGTAGGCGTCTTGCGCTTTTTTAGTGGGAAAGAGTTGGTTAGTACGCTTGTCGGCAAGACAATTTTTTTTAATCACAAAGCCATTTTCTATTAAGTAGCTTATGGCTCTTGTCACGCTACTGCGGTGTACATTGAGGTGAGAGGTAAGTTTCTCTTGTTCTATGCCCTCAATTATGCAGATATGTAGAATATATTGAGCGTAAGAATAGTTTAACCCAAGTGTTTCAAGCTCCTTGTCAAGAAACTTTGTCGCATATCTATGTAGCACAGTATTCCACCTATGTAAGTCTTGCATAGTATCTCCTTTATAGCTCAAAGCTAAGGTAAGTATTAGAACTGTTTCTAAATTGTAGCTCGTATAGTTGCTTATATACGCCGTTAGTTTCAAGTAAACTTTCGTGCGAACCTTGCTCGATAACGTTGCCTTGACCTATTACCATTATTTGGTCGGCGTTACGAATTGTCGATAATCTGTGAGCGACTACGATTGTTGTTCTGCCTACGCATAGTTCGTCAAGCTCTTTTTGAATTATTAGTTCGGTAGTATTATCTAGCGAGCTTGTAGCTTCGTCAAGTATAAGTATAGAGGGGTCTTTAAGAAACACTCTTGCAATAGAGAGTCTTTGCTTTTGCCCACCCGATAGCCTTACGCCTCTTTCGCCGATTTGCGTATCATAGCCGTTTTCAAGCGTCATTACATATTCGTGTATATTTGCCTTTTTTGCGGCTTCTATTACTTCTTCTTCGGTTGCGTCAAGCCTACCGTAAAGAATATTTTCCTTGATTGAGCCGTTAAAAAGAAATACGTCTTGCTGAACTATGCCGATATTTTTTCGCAAAGATTGCTTGGTGACTGTTTTAATATCTACGTCGTCTATTCTAATTGTTCCTTCTTGATTAGAGTAAAAAGCAGGCAAAAGGTGACAAATGGTGGTTTTTCCGCCTCCGCTAGGGCCTACAAGAGCGAGTTTTTCGCCCGCTACCACTTTAAAGCTAATGTTATGTAAGACTTCTTTGCCTTCTTTGTAGGTAAAACTCACGTTTTCGAAAGAAATCTCGCCCTTTACGTTAGTCAATTCGGTGGCGCTAGGACTATCTTGTTCTGCGGGCTGGTCGAGTATTTCAACAAATCTTTTGAAACCGCTTACGCCGTCTTGATACTGTTCTACAAAGTTAATTATACTTGTAACCGGACCTATAAATAAGTTGACCGATACTATGAAAGTTGGGTAGTCGCCTACGAGAATAAGTCCGTTGTAAAGAAATAGTCCGCCGGCTATTAAGATAATAACGTTAAAGATATCGGTTACAAAGTTGGTCGAAGCAAAGAACTTTGCCATATATAAAAAGGCTTTTCCACGAGCTTTTACAAATTGACCATTACCGATTTCGAATTTCTCAATTTCTTTTTGCGAGTTTGTGTAGGCTTTTGTTACCCTTATGCCCGATATACTGCTTTCAAGCGAAGCGTTAATTACCGCCATTTTTACTCTTGATTCGGTAAACGCTTGATTCATTTTTTTACGCAACACTAGGGTTATTATTACAAGCGCAGGGACGCTTGCAAATACTATTAATGTTAGATAAACGTTAATTGTCATTAGATAAATAAAAGAACCTATTATCATAATGCCCGATATAAATATATTTTCTGGTCCGTGATGAGCTAATTCGCATACGTCGTTAAGGTCGTTAGTCATTCGTGACATAATTTTGCCTGTTTGGTGATTGTCGTAGAAGTCGTAAGGCAACATTTGTAGTTTCGCAAACATATCTTCACGCATATCGTGTTGCATTCTAGTGCCTACTATATGTCCATAATATTGTACAAAATATCTTAAAAGCATTCGTATTAGATAGATTACCAGTAAGGAACAGCCAAAGATTACAATTAATTGATATTTTTTGTTGGGAATTAAGTCGTTAAGCATTGACCTAGTAATAATCGGGTAGACAAGTCCAAGTAGCGATACTAATAGCGAAGCGAACATATCTAACGCAAATAATTTCTTGTGAGGCTTGTAGTATGCGATAAAACGTTTAAACATCATTTTCTCCTGAGTAAATAGTTGTTGCGTACGCAACATCATTATTATAATATCACAAGTTTGTTGCGTATGCAACAACTTTTTATACAAAAATAAAAAATTTTTTATTTAATTTAAACTTTATTTACGCTAAATATTGTTAAACAAATAGCGATAGTATATAGTTACTATCGCTATTTAAATTATTAATTTTAAGTTGCAAAACTACAAATTATTTTTGGTTTGAGATAAAGTGTTTAATTAACGACAGGGTATTTGCTATTCCGTCAAGGTGAGTTCTTTCGTAGCCGTGCGAAGCGTAGACGCCCGAACCGATTAGAGCGTGTCTTACGTCGTAACCTGCGCTTAGAGCCGCCGAAGCGTCCGAGCCGTAATGGGGATAAACGTCTACTGCATAATTTAGGTTGTTTGCCTTAGCGCACTCGATTAATTTTGTAGTAAGGTCATAGTTATAAGGTCCTGAGCTATCTTTTGCGCAAATGCTAACTGCGTGTTCGTCGCAAGTAAGCCCGTCGCCTACGCAACCCATATCGACGCAAAGTATGTCGTCGTAAGGATAGGGGAAAGAGGCGCAACCATGCCCGACTTCTTCAAATACCGTAATATAAACATAGACTTTGCGAGGAAGAACGATATTATTTTCGGCAATATAGTTTGCGTAATTAAGTAGTATAGCTACACTTAGTTTATCGTCAATAAAGCGACTTTTTAAATATCCGCTGTCGGTAAGAACTGTGCGAGGGTCAAAGCAAACGTAGTCGCCACAAGAAATTCCTAGTTGTTCGGTTTGTAACTTGCTTGATGTTTTTTGGTCGATTACCACTTCCATAGTGTCAAAAGTGCGTTCTTTTGTGGCGTAATTGCCGTTAACGTGAGAAGAAGCGTTGTCGAGTTGCATACAACCCGTATAAGTTTTGCCTGTGCGAGTAAATATTTGACAATTCTCGCCCTCGATATTTTGCGGTTGAAGTCCGCCGATACGGCTTATACGCAGTCTGCCGTTACCTTTAATTTCGCACAC
The sequence above is a segment of the Clostridia bacterium genome. Coding sequences within it:
- a CDS encoding M42 family metallopeptidase, producing the protein MDCITEFKKLTSIPSPSGFTNKVAEYTKGEFEKLGFCATLTKKGCVCVELGGEGNPLVLSAHIDTLGGMVCEIKGNGRLRISRIGGLQPQNIEGENCQIFTRTGKTYTGCMQLDNASSHVNGNYATKERTFDTMEVVIDQKTSSKLQTEQLGISCGDYVCFDPRTVLTDSGYLKSRFIDDKLSVAILLNYANYIAENNIVLPRKVYVYITVFEEVGHGCASFPYPYDDILCVDMGCVGDGLTCDEHAVSICAKDSSGPYNYDLTTKLIECAKANNLNYAVDVYPHYGSDASAALSAGYDVRHALIGSGVYASHGYERTHLDGIANTLSLIKHFISNQK
- a CDS encoding ABC transporter ATP-binding protein; this encodes MFKRFIAYYKPHKKLFALDMFASLLVSLLGLVYPIITRSMLNDLIPNKKYQLIVIFGCSLLVIYLIRMLLRYFVQYYGHIVGTRMQHDMREDMFAKLQMLPYDFYDNHQTGKIMSRMTNDLNDVCELAHHGPENIFISGIMIIGSFIYLMTINVYLTLIVFASVPALVIITLVLRKKMNQAFTESRVKMAVINASLESSISGIRVTKAYTNSQKEIEKFEIGNGQFVKARGKAFLYMAKFFASTNFVTDIFNVIILIAGGLFLYNGLILVGDYPTFIVSVNLFIGPVTSIINFVEQYQDGVSGFKRFVEILDQPAEQDSPSATELTNVKGEISFENVSFTYKEGKEVLHNISFKVVAGEKLALVGPSGGGKTTICHLLPAFYSNQEGTIRIDDVDIKTVTKQSLRKNIGIVQQDVFLFNGSIKENILYGRLDATEEEVIEAAKKANIHEYVMTLENGYDTQIGERGVRLSGGQKQRLSIARVFLKDPSILILDEATSSLDNTTELIIQKELDELCVGRTTIVVAHRLSTIRNADQIMVIGQGNVIEQGSHESLLETNGVYKQLYELQFRNSSNTYLSFEL
- a CDS encoding VTT domain-containing protein yields the protein MVQKHKLQLKKSDIAILVVTISIVITVVILTLIFWKEVKDLFDHMLNGVEIVKEFIVGLGIKGISAIFLLVMFCFFIPFFTSIPFQIAAIIGYGMPFATLLVGAAIAIGCQLVFLFNRNIKTFSTPKQTAKRLDMEERIANSKYSIFVVLILAYAAPGIPFLLIATIAAASGLKWWKYTIITTFGPIPDIIVTLLIGNNVVNSSSPALSIALLVGLVILITTSIIFKDKIFDLVFKHKKVVATPNEAGSEGQDGLQQIEALTDSNTELAVGVNLQEQDNVEQIVNVSQIEQDRMEQDKIAQPEIVTQQEPVKDALSQVKTAKNIAKDAKAKSKK
- a CDS encoding electron transfer flavoprotein subunit beta/FixA family protein, which produces MKILVCVKQVPNTTEITIDPITNTLNRDGVPSIINPDDRAAIEVALSLKDQTGASVVLVSMGPPQAEVALREGLAMGADQAYLISDRAFAGSDTLATSTIIAKAIEKIGFDYIIAGRQAIDGDTAQVGPQMAEHLNIPQITYCADFSYDQANDKFRVKRQFEDRYQWLEVSGKALFTVLGSAVKPRYMNVADIIAQDDQTINLLTFADLDCPLERIGLAGSPTKVKTSFAKQFNNDKQLVETTPEEAASIIIKQLSDKHLI
- the dnaA gene encoding chromosomal replication initiator protein DnaA, coding for MISVKQVWEQILKEIEKKMSALPFDLFISTLEPICIYKEKTLVLLVSTEANLNIIQKRHATAIKEATKKAYPSINDVQYILNDEVSMYEKFRDAMQEAPTFFDEQNQDCVNFYRAYTFDNYVVGKSNEYASAVARAVAEKPGSKYNPLFIYGGVGLGKTHLMHAIGNYYTQNNKNLKVAYVSAEKFTNDLIESFRDKCDIDAKKDFRNKYRNLDCLMIDDIQFIAKTNSTQEEIFHTFNDLYLAGKQIIISSDRPPKEIALLEERLRTRFESGVLADIAQPDLEMRIAILQRMCATENVNINNEVLQIIAERVTNNVRDLKGLLTKVLSYAPLIGRDYNDTEVVLSALKDYSNDKNEVITLERIIEEICNYYGVKEAELVGKKKNKEIVMPRQVAIYLVTEFLTMPLTAIGEYFGGRDHTTIMYARDKISSSIKENASIEKQVKDVKDLILKR
- a CDS encoding MATE family efflux transporter, which gives rise to MFTFFKDKVYLKQIFALSIPIALQNLFTAILNIFDQLMVGWLDPAIADYCLSAVLLVNQIIFMFQIIMFAVCNTVNIFLAQYTQNGKDDLIPHRVGVVLSINLGFCIAMTLLCYFAPQTVVSMFNPNANYAGYAAEFLKVVSLSFVPMGLSITFGFVLRSIKRLNVPLIAMLVGVLSNIFFNYILMFGKLGCAEQGLVGAAWGTVISRLIEFALIFGGLLIFKYPVIASPKKMFYIDKVFNKQYFKMFFPIVCNELFWVLSTTVFLYVYDKLPDSQVVLAGVNIASCVDRILSVAVFGVGTAAAVLISNAIGEQDEQKLQRYTKYSVQFGFFIGLIAGAMTFASAFFTPSFFINVSPQAQRVAKILLMIYAFTASQRSLSFMLVVGILRSGGDTTYCMVAETIIVWAIAVPLVMVGGLVFGLNIYILHIFIMLAELLKVITFFLRTRKFDKWVKLKTT
- a CDS encoding MaoC family dehydratase encodes the protein MKFVDLKLGLKDSLTKTFTDADVRKFAEVSLDTNPLHLDEEFAKTTVFGKRIVHGICVCGLISAVLANKLPGAGTIYLGQEVRFTAPVYLNDTITAEVEVSELREDKHIVKLATTCTNQDGKVVVSGFATVKFN
- a CDS encoding acyl-CoA dehydrogenase family protein; protein product: MIYKYTLFNKLIEEFAINEVKPLAAYTDEHEEFPQVTVDKMAKIGMFGIIVPKEFGGAGGDYPMYIKAVEELSKYCATTGVILSAHTSLCVAPILENGTPEQKAKYLPLLASGKCIGAFGLTEPNAGTDANNQTTTAVLQGDHYVLNGSKIFITNAGVAGIYLVIAVTGRTPKGVELTAFIVEKGTPGFTFGKKELKMGIRGSSTCELIFDNCSVPVSNVLGKVGAGFKIAMKALDGGRIGIAAQALGIAEGAMQETITYTKERKQFKRSISAFQNTQFVLADLKTKIEAGRGLLLRAVASKQDKTPTISVDAAMAKLFCAEMAMEVTTKAVQFHGGYGYTREYPVERMMRDAKITEIYEGTSEVQRMVISGALLK
- a CDS encoding MarR family winged helix-turn-helix transcriptional regulator, with amino-acid sequence MQDLHRWNTVLHRYATKFLDKELETLGLNYSYAQYILHICIIEGIEQEKLTSHLNVHRSSVTRAISYLIENGFVIKKNCLADKRTNQLFPTKKAQDAYICIQQAKEKWNNIISSNFTQEEITQFFTLLQKAKNNAYEYLYPSK
- a CDS encoding electron transfer flavoprotein subunit alpha/FixB family protein — translated: MKKIFVYCEQRDGVIQNVSYELLGVARELASVSNQQVCAMLLGSDVDKNAEKLISYGADAVYVVSSSELAYYLTEQYAQAVTHIIKTYSPNIVLFPATSIGRDLAPRLSARLRTGLTADCTKLECDQDGNLFMTRPAFGGNLFATIICPDVRPQMSTVRPGVMQRIEQDTTRKGEVIKVTVPFDKSKFIVTLNEEQKETSVVEKIEEAKILVSVGRGMEKSIDSATELAELLGATLSCSRAVVDQGILPVARQVGQTGKTVRPNLYLALGISGAVQHLAGMSDSEFIIAINKDKDANIFNVAHLSIVGDANAIINCVKNELKVRKAIKRLL